From Butyricimonas paravirosa, one genomic window encodes:
- a CDS encoding NAD-dependent epimerase/dehydratase family protein, with amino-acid sequence MKKILIVGAGGQIGSELVPHLRSIYGNSNVVAADISAEKCKALAEAGPFEELNALDGEGFSAIVKKYNIDTIFNLVALLSATGEKNPKLAWDINIGALTNSLYIAKDNNCAVFTPSSIGAFGNDTPKDKTPQDTLQRSNTTIYGVCKVTGELLSDYYFNRFGVDTRSVRFPGLISYVTLPGGGTTDYAVEIYYDAIRKGSFTCNVKEGTYMDMMYMPDALNAVVQLMEADPSKLKHRNSFNIASMSFEPEQIAAEIRKHLPDFKMDYQIDPVKQAIANSWPNSMDDTCAREEWGWAPKFDLTSMTNDMLIKVKEKFDKGLIK; translated from the coding sequence ATGAAAAAAATATTAATCGTTGGTGCAGGGGGACAAATCGGTTCCGAACTGGTACCCCATTTGAGATCCATTTATGGAAACAGCAATGTAGTGGCAGCTGATATTAGTGCTGAAAAATGTAAAGCATTGGCAGAAGCAGGTCCATTCGAAGAATTGAACGCTCTTGACGGGGAAGGTTTCAGTGCCATCGTGAAAAAATACAATATTGACACCATTTTCAACCTGGTTGCCTTGTTGTCAGCCACGGGAGAAAAGAACCCCAAATTAGCCTGGGATATCAATATTGGTGCTTTAACCAACTCTCTGTACATTGCCAAGGATAACAATTGTGCCGTGTTCACGCCAAGTTCTATCGGGGCTTTCGGGAACGATACCCCAAAAGACAAAACTCCCCAAGACACGCTGCAACGTTCCAACACCACGATTTACGGGGTTTGCAAGGTAACAGGCGAGCTTTTAAGCGACTACTACTTCAACCGTTTTGGTGTTGACACCCGTAGCGTGCGTTTCCCGGGATTGATTTCATACGTGACTCTCCCCGGTGGCGGAACCACGGATTATGCCGTAGAGATCTACTACGACGCCATCCGCAAAGGTTCATTCACCTGTAACGTGAAAGAGGGAACCTACATGGACATGATGTACATGCCGGATGCCTTGAACGCCGTTGTACAATTAATGGAAGCTGATCCCAGTAAATTAAAACACCGGAATAGTTTCAACATTGCGTCCATGAGTTTCGAGCCGGAACAAATCGCTGCCGAAATTCGCAAACACCTCCCCGACTTCAAGATGGATTACCAGATTGATCCGGTGAAACAAGCCATCGCCAACAGCTGGCCAAACAGCATGGACGACACTTGCGCCCGCGAAGAATGGGGCTGGGCTCCGAAATTCGACCTTACCAGCATGACAAACGATATGTTGATCAAGGTGAAAGAAAAATTCGACAAAGGATTGATCAAATAA
- the rnhA gene encoding ribonuclease HI: protein MSHNITIYTDGAASGNPGPGGYGVVLMAGPHRKELSEGFRRTTNNRMELLAVIIGLAALRFEGSNVTIYSDSKYVVDAVEKGWVFGWEKTGFKKKKNPDLWRQFLALYRKHRVKFIWVKGHANVPENERCDQLAVAAYKAPNLQIDEYYEAEQSSDEQLFSE from the coding sequence ATGTCACATAATATCACGATATACACAGACGGAGCCGCCAGCGGTAACCCCGGACCGGGAGGCTACGGGGTCGTACTTATGGCCGGACCGCATCGTAAAGAGCTGTCGGAAGGTTTCCGCCGGACCACGAACAACCGTATGGAATTGCTCGCCGTCATCATCGGGCTTGCCGCCCTGCGCTTCGAAGGGAGCAACGTGACCATCTACTCCGACTCGAAATACGTGGTCGATGCCGTTGAAAAAGGTTGGGTATTCGGTTGGGAAAAGACCGGGTTCAAGAAAAAAAAGAACCCAGACCTCTGGCGACAATTCCTCGCCCTTTATCGCAAACACCGCGTGAAATTCATCTGGGTAAAAGGACACGCCAATGTCCCGGAAAACGAACGTTGTGACCAGCTCGCCGTGGCCGCCTATAAAGCCCCGAACCTGCAAATCGATGAATATTATGAAGCAGAACAGAGTTCTGACGAACAACTTTTTAGTGAATAG
- a CDS encoding TlpA family protein disulfide reductase, producing MIKLSRIVLMFLFVGILVACQPRERVIDYPAFQAKNSASLEISRIVLNDTATIIYADVEQFPGGWARVDSGIYILANGQKYLALKSEGLKLSEKFEMRDTGLLSFKLFFPPLPRGVNSIDLIESRMNLGGWHVWGLNLNPDVEVAAMAVPSDVSARDWKEATTLPPAELKTGKTRVKVRLCGYRDLMDGRDVELFVSDMFSPGKELSKRIDKDHSCTFEFDQYSTTWVYLSNTLFHTMIVLDPGDDVEVYVDLEEATRRASRYQKDRMKAHRLAYVVGESRFIPLNYALQDEYEDGFSMYSFYEDINGMNADEYIAYVMKLYRAEMERLANDKALPDGVRKYREIGVKGFVMRLVCSGESNLETAYREANHIGWDQREIDFKAPEFTDKHFAVLKDLDVNRLDMLYARDFPYCFDIVGYRIPSLNRLEKILGNQEGFLIDYFKLQGIYEQLENMKSLTKEQQRNLASINPYYAKAFEQMKLQIDAKVAESKVKAGKRIREVPSVSEKKLFDAIMARYKGKVVMVDLWATWCGPCRGAIASFEPRKNKFKDKDVVFVYITNESSPESKWLEMVAGIEGEHYRLNRKQWDYICDYFGVDGIPSYVIVDRDGNARLRNDLRGSGMLEQELSGML from the coding sequence ATGATAAAATTAAGTCGAATTGTCTTGATGTTCCTGTTCGTGGGCATTCTCGTCGCTTGCCAACCGAGGGAACGGGTGATTGATTACCCGGCCTTTCAGGCTAAAAATTCTGCATCACTTGAGATCTCCCGTATTGTTTTGAATGACACGGCTACTATTATTTATGCCGATGTCGAGCAATTTCCCGGTGGCTGGGCCCGGGTGGATTCCGGGATCTATATTTTGGCGAACGGGCAAAAGTATCTTGCCTTGAAGTCGGAAGGATTGAAGTTGAGCGAGAAATTCGAGATGCGTGATACCGGGTTGCTCTCGTTCAAGTTGTTTTTCCCGCCGCTCCCGAGAGGGGTGAATTCGATCGATTTGATCGAGAGCCGGATGAATCTGGGGGGCTGGCATGTTTGGGGATTGAATTTGAATCCTGATGTTGAAGTGGCTGCCATGGCTGTCCCGTCGGACGTGTCTGCCCGGGACTGGAAGGAAGCTACCACGTTACCACCGGCTGAGTTGAAGACGGGGAAAACGAGGGTGAAGGTGCGTTTATGCGGTTATCGTGATTTGATGGACGGGCGAGATGTCGAGCTTTTCGTGAGCGATATGTTTAGCCCCGGGAAGGAGTTGTCGAAGAGGATTGATAAAGATCATAGCTGTACGTTTGAGTTTGATCAATATTCCACGACGTGGGTCTATTTGAGTAACACGCTCTTCCACACGATGATCGTGCTTGATCCGGGGGATGACGTGGAGGTGTATGTCGATTTGGAAGAGGCTACCCGAAGGGCTTCCCGCTATCAGAAAGACCGGATGAAGGCGCATCGTTTGGCTTACGTGGTCGGGGAAAGTCGATTTATCCCCTTGAATTACGCGTTACAGGATGAGTACGAGGATGGATTTTCCATGTATTCTTTCTATGAGGATATAAACGGGATGAATGCCGACGAGTATATCGCGTACGTGATGAAGCTTTACCGGGCCGAGATGGAGCGTTTGGCGAATGACAAGGCGCTGCCGGACGGGGTACGGAAATACCGGGAGATCGGGGTGAAAGGTTTTGTGATGAGGCTGGTTTGTTCCGGGGAGTCTAATTTGGAAACGGCTTACCGGGAGGCGAATCATATCGGGTGGGATCAACGGGAGATCGATTTCAAGGCCCCGGAGTTCACGGATAAGCATTTTGCGGTGTTGAAGGATTTGGATGTGAACCGGTTGGATATGTTGTACGCTCGTGATTTTCCGTATTGTTTTGATATTGTTGGTTACCGGATTCCCTCGTTGAATCGGTTGGAAAAGATACTGGGGAACCAAGAAGGATTTTTAATTGATTATTTCAAATTGCAGGGTATTTACGAGCAATTGGAAAATATGAAATCCTTAACGAAAGAGCAACAGCGGAACTTGGCATCTATCAACCCCTATTACGCGAAGGCTTTTGAACAGATGAAGCTGCAGATTGACGCGAAAGTTGCGGAAAGTAAGGTGAAAGCGGGAAAACGAATCCGGGAGGTTCCGTCGGTATCCGAGAAAAAGCTATTCGATGCTATTATGGCCCGGTATAAGGGGAAAGTGGTGATGGTGGACTTGTGGGCCACGTGGTGCGGACCTTGCCGGGGGGCGATTGCCTCTTTTGAACCCAGGAAGAATAAGTTCAAGGATAAGGATGTTGTTTTCGTGTATATCACGAACGAATCTTCCCCGGAATCCAAATGGTTGGAGATGGTGGCAGGAATCGAGGGGGAGCATTATCGTTTGAATCGTAAACAATGGGATTATATATGTGATTATTTCGGCGTGGACGGGATTCCCTCGTATGTTATTGTCGATCGGGACGGGAATGCCCGGTTGAGAAATGATTTGAGGGGATCGGGGATGTTGGAACAGGAATTGTCGGGGATGCTTTAA
- a CDS encoding N-acetyltransferase, giving the protein MIRYFQQQDEDSVIRIWLEASAIAHSFIPRSYWENKVPDMHNKYLPQSQTLVNEDEHTNEITGFISLIGNYIAALFVSPDRQGQGIGHSLMTRIKLQHPELELNVYAENTQALTFYKRQGFTITREQTDEQTGRQEFTMKYQQDA; this is encoded by the coding sequence ATGATCCGCTACTTCCAACAACAAGACGAAGACTCTGTCATCCGGATATGGCTGGAAGCATCCGCCATCGCCCACTCCTTCATTCCCCGTTCCTACTGGGAAAACAAAGTTCCGGATATGCATAACAAGTACCTGCCACAAAGCCAAACCCTCGTCAATGAAGACGAACACACAAACGAGATCACGGGATTTATCTCCTTAATCGGCAACTACATCGCCGCCCTTTTCGTCTCTCCTGACCGACAAGGCCAAGGAATCGGACATTCCCTTATGACTCGTATCAAGTTACAACACCCCGAATTGGAATTAAATGTTTACGCGGAAAACACGCAAGCCTTGACATTCTACAAACGCCAAGGCTTTACGATCACACGTGAACAAACCGACGAACAAACCGGCCGGCAAGAGTTCACGATGAAATATCAACAAGACGCTTAA
- a CDS encoding RNA-binding domain-containing protein → MDFVSPEHLFEELPLTKEEASILDEYICDYDFTVVGKQGPEWIFSFLGVVRAELGGEEMILEDYDLLNDIFIRILEWMLEGSDYLKCFEGVKLNDARMQVERYLDEAIASREAIRLIDAEEEGEYITSKLEKLMVSGYLYKKSLVWITLLTIVRFSPRLHLLPARGLVLLVYNTLNKPNPRVMERFNERVALVREQDDALCFEGHSRDQIQEAVWILGARILLGDPVQEELASLRSMFFRYLYVLQDKEDEVIRKNAFNSLLFNQKNAVFTWEELLKFSIPVLMESITEKTVDAIRNCQGRLYEGHGQLLVETKAITLAAPVSLKFDTLMEIDGVALKLGYSKKKLSFEEGLVGTTQAWRSILADFSDELRKSVIHKKRPPVGAVVNIRVKLVHNFKPTLAFVTIVDLRYDGQGILHVSQVTRARLDSLKDILHPGDIMTATVVESEDDRLQFSIWEELNQVAVEHLRVGDQCNALLLSEKNGFLTWLSESGFLVSTPLAEGVSEERGGYYLLEVTDVPPVGRIKGKILGATKERFDRHEAVANLVYSYIEECKKYKNGDGQGKFNTGKIERSIGVSGKYVKELIRLLQLYLTQEVCLENLNLLYFIRLLAHVLGDYRLKGYYDCLINHLIVKYEFIEGRLETLDLGALEKDFRAYPALEPLWAVIRMLASYGDRSFAGDLERLSHSEDDYVAKVAESILAKEGQGNLTEESRWREDELLELLSLKGKEDTIVGNMKEKQTFKNSLVYPVGARHVDVEAQLDSIMQDMCSFLNGQGGTVYIGMSDKGVPVGIQADLDYLCCNLDKYELFLHQRIKEAFGEEVDRTIQIERKQFGDKVVEALVVPHFDRVVEYHSEN, encoded by the coding sequence ATGGATTTTGTATCTCCTGAACACTTGTTCGAGGAACTTCCTCTCACGAAAGAAGAGGCGAGTATTCTTGACGAGTATATTTGCGATTATGATTTCACGGTTGTTGGAAAACAAGGGCCGGAGTGGATATTTTCTTTCTTGGGTGTTGTTCGTGCGGAGTTAGGGGGAGAGGAAATGATCTTGGAAGATTATGATCTTCTGAATGATATTTTTATTCGTATATTGGAATGGATGCTTGAGGGGTCCGATTATTTGAAATGTTTTGAAGGGGTCAAGTTGAATGATGCCCGAATGCAAGTGGAACGTTATCTGGATGAGGCTATTGCCAGTAGAGAGGCGATCCGGTTGATTGATGCAGAGGAAGAAGGGGAGTATATTACTTCGAAGTTAGAGAAATTGATGGTGTCGGGTTACCTGTACAAGAAATCGCTCGTGTGGATAACGCTACTGACGATCGTTCGGTTTAGTCCGAGGTTGCATTTATTGCCGGCACGGGGACTCGTTTTACTGGTGTATAACACGTTGAATAAACCTAATCCAAGGGTGATGGAACGTTTTAACGAACGGGTAGCTCTTGTGAGAGAACAGGATGATGCGCTGTGTTTTGAGGGACATTCCCGGGATCAGATTCAGGAGGCTGTTTGGATTCTTGGGGCCCGGATTTTGTTGGGGGATCCCGTGCAGGAAGAACTGGCAAGCTTGCGTTCCATGTTTTTCAGATACTTGTATGTGTTACAGGATAAGGAAGATGAAGTGATTCGGAAGAATGCGTTTAATTCTTTATTGTTTAACCAGAAGAATGCCGTGTTCACGTGGGAGGAGTTGTTAAAGTTCTCCATTCCTGTCCTGATGGAATCTATTACAGAAAAGACGGTTGATGCGATTAGAAATTGTCAGGGGCGTCTGTACGAGGGACACGGGCAATTATTAGTGGAAACGAAAGCAATCACGCTTGCCGCTCCGGTTTCTTTAAAGTTTGACACGCTGATGGAGATTGACGGTGTCGCTTTGAAACTCGGGTACAGTAAGAAAAAGTTGAGTTTTGAAGAAGGGTTGGTGGGGACAACCCAAGCGTGGAGAAGTATCCTCGCTGACTTTTCGGATGAGTTGAGAAAGAGCGTGATTCATAAAAAGCGGCCGCCCGTGGGGGCTGTCGTGAATATACGGGTAAAGCTGGTGCATAATTTTAAACCCACGTTGGCTTTCGTTACGATCGTGGACCTGCGGTATGATGGACAGGGCATTTTGCATGTCAGCCAAGTGACACGGGCAAGGTTGGATAGTTTAAAAGATATTCTTCATCCCGGGGATATTATGACAGCGACGGTGGTGGAGTCGGAGGATGATCGCTTGCAGTTCTCGATCTGGGAGGAACTGAATCAAGTGGCCGTGGAGCATTTGCGGGTAGGGGATCAGTGCAACGCCTTACTCCTGAGTGAGAAGAATGGTTTCCTGACATGGTTGTCTGAAAGTGGTTTCTTGGTTTCGACTCCTCTTGCTGAAGGGGTGAGTGAGGAGAGAGGGGGGTATTATCTTTTGGAGGTTACCGATGTTCCCCCGGTAGGGAGGATCAAAGGAAAGATTCTAGGTGCCACAAAGGAACGATTTGACCGGCACGAGGCGGTTGCTAATCTGGTTTACAGTTATATAGAAGAGTGCAAGAAATATAAAAACGGGGATGGACAGGGGAAGTTTAACACGGGGAAGATCGAGCGTTCTATCGGGGTTTCAGGTAAGTACGTGAAGGAGTTGATCCGGCTGTTGCAGCTTTACCTGACGCAAGAGGTTTGTTTGGAGAATCTGAATTTACTTTATTTTATTCGCTTATTGGCTCACGTGTTAGGAGATTATCGCTTGAAAGGGTATTATGATTGCCTGATCAATCATTTGATCGTGAAGTATGAATTTATAGAGGGACGTTTAGAAACACTGGATCTGGGCGCACTGGAGAAGGACTTCCGGGCTTACCCGGCGTTGGAACCTTTGTGGGCGGTGATCCGGATGCTGGCATCCTACGGGGATCGTTCTTTCGCGGGGGATTTGGAACGTCTTTCTCATTCTGAGGATGATTACGTGGCTAAAGTGGCCGAATCTATATTGGCTAAGGAGGGGCAGGGAAATCTTACGGAAGAATCCCGTTGGAGGGAAGATGAGTTATTGGAATTGTTGTCTTTGAAGGGGAAGGAGGATACCATAGTCGGGAACATGAAAGAAAAGCAAACGTTTAAGAATTCACTGGTCTATCCGGTGGGGGCGAGACATGTGGACGTGGAGGCTCAGCTGGATTCGATCATGCAGGATATGTGCAGTTTTTTGAATGGACAGGGGGGAACCGTGTATATCGGGATGAGTGATAAAGGGGTGCCTGTGGGGATTCAGGCGGATTTGGATTACTTGTGTTGTAATTTGGATAAGTATGAGTTGTTCCTTCATCAAAGGATAAAGGAGGCTTTCGGGGAAGAAGTGGACCGGACAATTCAGATTGAAAGGAAACAATTCGGAGATAAGGTGGTGGAGGCTCTCGTGGTTCCGCATTTCGACCGGGTGGTGGAGTATCATTCGGAGAATTGA
- a CDS encoding RNA polymerase sigma factor, translated as MELGDGYTKLVYGVNRKDEKAWQELFDSYYESLCHHAARILLDDHVAEDVVQEVFVNLWNGTAVFENEKALTVYLYRSVTNNALKYLRDRNTEEARLRLWSEVEREMSEEDFSSVVREEVLRKLRELIDLLPGERRKVILMSMDGMSGEEIAAKLGVTIHTVKQQKYLAYKFIKQELGKYWIVAMLFFL; from the coding sequence ATGGAGCTTGGTGATGGATATACGAAATTAGTTTACGGGGTAAATCGTAAAGACGAAAAAGCGTGGCAAGAGTTGTTCGACTCTTACTATGAAAGTTTGTGTCATCATGCGGCTCGAATTTTATTGGATGATCACGTGGCGGAGGATGTCGTGCAGGAGGTGTTCGTGAACTTGTGGAACGGAACAGCTGTTTTCGAGAACGAGAAGGCTTTGACGGTTTATTTGTATCGTTCGGTGACGAACAACGCGTTGAAATATTTGCGGGACCGGAACACGGAAGAGGCCCGGTTGAGGTTGTGGAGTGAGGTGGAACGGGAGATGTCCGAAGAGGATTTTTCGAGCGTGGTGCGGGAAGAGGTGTTGCGCAAGTTGAGGGAGTTGATCGATTTATTACCGGGAGAACGTCGGAAAGTGATCTTGATGAGCATGGATGGGATGAGCGGGGAGGAGATTGCGGCGAAGTTGGGCGTGACGATTCATACGGTTAAACAACAAAAATATCTAGCCTATAAATTTATAAAACAGGAACTTGGCAAGTACTGGATCGTGGCCATGTTATTTTTTCTGTAA
- a CDS encoding FecR family protein, with protein sequence MKRHGHTIFEVVQQVVRNFFNEEDEETKKEFQQLMREPGLLNNASGLEDKKQLVSWLKEPSRFSSKDGYKKFQTYVRRGRKVRVIRKVGIAASFLLALVLGGTAYWLNVHWEKRNHVELVEEIQPIMSKGYIMLDDGTRIDLGEDKGEVREADGIKITRDSVKVVYASENVTPTDRIAYNELNVPRGGEYMLVLTDGTKVWVNADSRLKFPVRFREDRREVYLLSGEAYFEVERDASKPFLVHTSRGCVTVLGTEFNVRDYPEEHRVVTTLVNGSVQFTGKDKKKVVLEPGFQVIADSLTGTWDVREVNLKEYVGWRNGLYVFSHLTLEELMRVIERNYDVTVFFANEECKRLVFSGDLQKYETVEHFLRFIETGGDVRFVVKERTITVYKK encoded by the coding sequence ATGAAACGTCACGGTCATACTATATTTGAGGTTGTTCAACAAGTGGTTCGAAACTTTTTCAACGAGGAAGATGAAGAGACGAAAAAGGAGTTTCAGCAATTGATGCGAGAACCGGGCTTGTTGAATAATGCTTCCGGGCTGGAAGACAAAAAACAGCTTGTGTCTTGGCTGAAGGAGCCTTCTCGTTTTTCTTCGAAGGATGGGTACAAGAAATTTCAGACATACGTGAGACGGGGACGGAAAGTCCGGGTGATACGGAAGGTGGGGATTGCTGCCTCATTTTTACTGGCTCTTGTTCTAGGAGGGACAGCTTACTGGTTGAATGTACATTGGGAAAAACGGAATCACGTGGAGTTAGTTGAAGAGATACAGCCCATCATGTCAAAGGGATATATTATGCTGGACGATGGGACCCGGATTGATTTGGGAGAGGATAAAGGAGAGGTTCGGGAGGCGGATGGGATAAAGATTACCCGGGATTCCGTGAAGGTGGTGTATGCCTCGGAAAATGTAACGCCAACGGATAGAATTGCTTATAACGAGTTGAATGTCCCGCGGGGAGGGGAGTATATGTTGGTGCTGACGGATGGAACGAAAGTGTGGGTGAATGCTGATTCCCGGTTGAAGTTCCCGGTACGTTTTCGAGAGGATCGCCGGGAGGTGTATCTGTTGTCGGGGGAGGCTTATTTTGAGGTGGAGAGAGATGCATCGAAACCTTTTCTAGTGCATACATCCCGGGGATGCGTGACGGTGTTGGGGACGGAATTTAATGTGCGTGATTACCCGGAAGAGCATCGGGTGGTGACCACGCTGGTAAATGGTTCCGTGCAGTTCACGGGGAAGGATAAAAAGAAGGTTGTACTGGAACCGGGGTTTCAGGTTATCGCTGATTCTTTGACTGGGACGTGGGATGTGCGGGAAGTGAATCTGAAAGAGTACGTGGGATGGCGTAACGGGCTTTACGTGTTTAGTCATTTGACGCTGGAGGAATTGATGAGGGTGATCGAGCGGAATTATGACGTGACGGTCTTCTTCGCGAACGAAGAGTGTAAGCGACTGGTTTTTTCGGGAGATTTACAGAAGTACGAGACGGTCGAGCATTTTTTGAGATTTATAGAGACGGGCGGGGATGTTCGCTTTGTGGTGAAGGAGCGTACGATTACTGTGTATAAAAAATAA